From one Rosa rugosa chromosome 4, drRosRugo1.1, whole genome shotgun sequence genomic stretch:
- the LOC133706513 gene encoding manganese-dependent ADP-ribose/CDP-alcohol diphosphatase produces MGSTNGLASAHGKQPLFSFGVISDVQYADIPDGRSFLGVPRYYRHSIFVLKRAVQKWNDQKKHKFLINFGDIVDGFCPKDQSLNAVTNVVEEFENFNGPVYHMIGNHCLYNLPRKQLLPLLKIPSIDGRAYYDFSPTPEFRFVVLDAYDISAIGWPQDHPSAIEALRFLQEKNPNTDKNSPAGLEGLERRFLMFNGAVGKEQLEWLDSILQEATELKQKVVVGCHLPLDPGASSKEALLWNYDEVMGVIHRYNCVKVCLAGHDHKGGHSIDSCGVHHRVLEAALECPPGTDAYGYIDVYDDKLSLSGTDRMASTDMQFNPQSDFREKQHQRL; encoded by the coding sequence ATGGGCTCAACAAATGGCTTAGCCAGTGCACATGGGAAGCAACCTCTATTTTCTTTTGGGGTAATCTCCGATGTCCAGTATGCTGATATTCCTGATGGCCGATCTTTCCTTGGTGTTCCACGATATTATCGCCATAGCATTTTTGTATTGAAAAGAGCAGTTCAAAAATGGAATGATCAGAAGAAGCATAAATTTCTGATCAACTTTGGGGATATTGTTGATGGTTTTTGCCCAAAGGATCAGTCACTCAATGCTGTAACGAATGTTGTGGAGGAATTTGAGAATTTCAATGGCCCCGTCTATCATATGATTGGTAATCACTGCCTCTACAATCTTCCCCGCAAGCAATTACTACCACTATTAAAGATTCCGAGTATCGATGGTCGTGCCTACTATGACTTTTCACCAACCCCAGAATTCAGATTTGTTGTTCTGGATGCCTATGATATCAGTGCCATTGGTTGGCCTCAAGATCATCCAAGTGCAATTGAGGCTTTGAGGTTTCTACAGGAGAAGAATCCAAATACAGACAAGAACAGCCCGGCTGGACTGGAAGGCCTTGAGAGAAGGTTCCTTATGTTCAATGGAGCAGTTGGAAAAGAACAATTGGAATGGTTAGACAGCATTCTTCAGGAAGCAACAGAGTTGAAACAAAAAGTAGTGGTTGGTTGCCATCTGCCTTTAGATCCTGGAGCGTCATCCAAAGAAGCACTTTTGTGGAATtatgacgaagtcatgggtgTTATTCACAGATACAATTGCGTGAAGGTTTGCCTTGCTGGGCATGACCACAAAGGTGGTCACTCAATTGATTCCTGTGGAGTACATCACAGAGTTCTTGAAGCTGCCCTTGAGTGCCCACCTGGGACAGATGCCTATGGATATATAGATGTTTATGATGATAAGCTATCTCTTTCTGGTACTGACCGGATGGCAAGCACTGACATGCAATTCAATCCTCAATCAGACTTTCGAGAAAAACAGCATCAAAGGTTGTGA
- the LOC133745337 gene encoding quinolinate synthase, chloroplastic, translating to MESSATTMALRATSSSSSSSSSSSFFSIPPTQKPQSLPFKLQPFRFKRHQSLKCIQSPPSDPNPLSQSTPLKNPTFSCSAATLSPSPTADLAPSKLHRLVSEFQSLTEPIDRVKRLLHYASLLPPLPDSGRVDANRVMGCTAQVWLEAKMDQDGKMRFAADSDSEITRGFCSCLVSVLDGAAPEEVLAVKTDDLAALNVGLPGAQRSRVNTWHNVLVSMHKKTRALMAELQGKPPFERFPSLVITADGIQAKGSYAEAQARYLFPDEAKVEELVNVLKEKKIGVAAHFYMDPEVQGILTAAKKHWPHIHISDSLVMADSAVKMAKDGCEFITVLGVDFMSENVRAILDQAGFQKVGVYRMSNERIGCSLADAASSPSYMSYLENASRSPQSLHVVYINTSLETKAYAHELVPTITCTSSNVVQTVLQAFSQVPDLNVWYGPDSYMGANIRVLLEQMTKMTDEEIAEIHPAHNRDSIRSLLPRLHHYQDGTCMVHHLFGNEVVNRINEMYCDAFITAHLEVPGEMFALAMEAKRRGMGVVGSTQNILDFIKQRVQEALDRNVNDHLQFVLGTESGMVTSIVALVRSLLGSAKSGGAKINVEIVFPVSSDSMTSTSSNSSSGLNPIKVGDVILPVIPGVASGEGCSIHGGCASCPYMKMNSLSSLLKVCYHLPDETDNAISAYEAARFKLQTPNGRSVADVGCEPILHMRHFQASKKLPEKLVFQICNPSSNGKSLSIS from the exons ATGGAGTCTTCTGCAACCACCATGGCCTTGAGAgccacctcttcttcttcctcctcttcatcctcctcctccttcttctccaTTCCCCCAACCCAAAAGCCCCAGTCTTTGCCTTTCAAGCTCCAACCTTTTCGCTTTAAGAGGCACCAATCCCTAAAATGCATCCAATCCCCACCGTCCGATCCCAACCCGCTCTCACAGTCCACCCCCCTCAAAAACCCTACCTTCTCCTGCTCCGCCGCCACCCTCTCCCCCTCTCCCACCGCCGACCTCGCTCCCTCCAAGCTCCACCGCCTCGTCTCCGAGTTCCAGTCCCTCACGGAGCCCATCGACCGTGTCAAGCGGCTGCTGCACTACGCCAGCCTCCTCCCGCCGCTCCCCGATTCGGGTCGGGTCGACGCCAACCGGGTCATGGGCTGCACGGCCCAGGTCTGGCTGGAGGCGAAGATGGACCAGGACGGCAAGATGAGGTTCGCGGCGGACAGCGATTCCGAGATCACCAGAGGGTTCTGCTCGTGTTTGGTGTCCGTTCTCGACGGGGCGGCGCCGGAGGAGGTCTTGGCCGTCAAGACCGACGACCTGGCGGCGCTCAATGTTGGGTTGCCCGGTGCGCAGAGGTCTAGGGTTAATACGTGGCATAATGTGTTGGTCAGTATGCACAAAAAGACTAGAGCTTTAATGGCTGAGCTACAGGGGAAGCCGCCGTTCGAGCGCTTCCCGTCTCTGGTCATCACCGCCGATGGGATTCAGGCCAAGGGTAGCTACGCCGAAGCCCAG GCAAGGTATTTGTTTCCGGATGAGGCTAAGGTTGAGGAACTTGTTAATGtgttgaaagaaaagaagattgGGGTTGCTGCTCATTTTTACATGGATCCTGAGGTTCAGGGTATTTTGACTGCAGCAAAGAAGCATTGGCCTCACATTCACATTTCGGATTCGTTGGTCATGGCGGATTCGGCTGTCAAGATGGCGAAAGATGGATGCGAGTTTATTACAGTTTTGGGTGTTGATTTTATGTCTGAAAATGTCAGGGCGATCCTTGATCAGGCCGGCTTTCAAAAG GTCGGTGTTTACAGGATGTCAAATGAACGAATTGGTTGTTCTTTGGCAGATGCTGCATCTTCCCCTTCTTATATGAGTTATCTTGAGAATGCTTCAAGGTCACCTCAGTCATTGCATGTTGTCTACATTAATACATCACTGGAAACAAAAGCTTATGCACATGAGCTTGTGCCAACAATTACCTGTACTTCTTCAAATGTTGTCCAAACCGTTCTGCAG GCTTTTTCTCAAGTGCCAGATTTAAACGTATGGTACGGTCCTGACTCTTACATGGGTGCAAATATTAGAGTATTACTTGAGCAGATGACAAAGATGACAGATGAAGAAATTGCTGAGATACATCCAGCACACAATAGAGACTCAATCAGATCTCTGCTACCTCGCCTGCATCATTATCAG GATGGGACATGCATGGTGCATCATTTGTTTGGAAATGAGGTTGTGAACAGGATAAATGAAATGTATTGTGATGCATTTATAACTGCTCATTTAGAGGTCCCTGGAGAAATGTTTGCTCTGGCAATGGAAGCAAAGAGGAGAGGAATGGGAGTTGTGGGGTCTACCCAAAACATTCTAGATTTCATAAAACAGAGGGTTCAAGAGGCTTTAGATAGAAATGTCAATGACCACCTTCAGTTTGTATTAGGAACAGAATCTGGAATGGTGACTTCAATTGTTGCACTAGTTCGCAGTTTGTTAGGTTCTGCAAAGTCAGGGGGAGCAAAGATCAATGTTGAAATTGTATTTCCAGTTTCATCAGACTCGATGACAAGCACATCATCCAATTCTTCTTCAGGCCTTAACCCTATTAAGGTGGGTGATGTCATACTACCTGTTATACCTGGAGTGGCTAGTGGGGAGGGGTGTTCAATTCATGGTGGGTGTGCATCCTGTCCGTACATGAAG ATGAATTCTCTCAGCTCCCTCCTGAAGGTTTGCTACCACCTACCTGATGAGACTGACAACGCCATTTCTGCATATGAAGCTGCGCGATTCAAGTTGCAAACTCCCAATGGAAGATCAGTTGCGGATGTTGGGTGTGAACCAATTCTGCACATGAGGCACTTCCAG GCCTCTAAAAAACTTCCAGAGAAGCTTGTTTTCCAGATCTGTAATCCATCCAGTAATGGAAAGTCGTTGTCAATAAGCTGA
- the LOC133744948 gene encoding uncharacterized protein LOC133744948, with protein MVENDYEWNIPLLEALFTPMEVGIIASIPLSLRGADDSFVWHYDKRGNYGVRSGYHVARLDDGRSDRASSSNGSYGINATYWKIIWGANIPPKVRVFIWRLLRGILPTRRALSHKVSLLDSNCLFCNHALEDGLHLFRDCDVTTCFWVCTKLGLLAKNVAASCVEDWVLNVIEKLDGNQRCAFFMALWVIWSERNNVLWNESFFCASNAAQWASKFLEEYQQFHVHGNAKGRREKTKWQNPPSGRLKVNVDGSYRADYGDGGVGVVIRDENGMCLAALARYFPHASSALHMEAEACRAGLLLAIHQDMTVIDVESDCSLVVTALQRDVEDRSEIGRIIDDCKSYLTSFHSIQVSHIFREANGVANRCKHRTMTI; from the exons ATGGTGGAGAACGATTATGAGTGGAATATTCCACTTTTGGAAGCTTTATTTACACCAATGGAAGTTGGCATAATTGCAAGTATCCCTCTAAGCCTTAGAGGAGCAGATGACAGCTTTGTGTGGCACTATGACAAGAGAGGAAACTATGGAGTGAGAAGTGGATACCATGTGGCCCGCCTTGATGATGGTAGATCTGACCGGGCTTCTAGCTCAAATGGGTCTTATGGAATTAATGCCACTTACTGGAAGATAATTTGGGGGGCCAACATCCCACCCAAAGTGCGTGTGTTTATTTGGAGACTACTCAGAGGCATTTTACCTACAAGAAGAGCTCTCTCCCATAAGGTTAGTCTTCTTGATAGTAATTGTCTTTTCTGTAATCATGCATTAGAAGATGGATTACACCTGTTCAGAGATTGTGATGTTACTACATGCTTTTGGGTGTGTACCAAATTGGGCCTTTTGGCCAAGAATGTGGCTGCTTCATGTGTGGAGGATTGGGTGTTGAACGTCATTGAAAAATTGGATGGTAATCAACGTTGTGCTTTTTTCATGGCACTCTGGGTCATATGGTCTGAAAGAAATAATGTCTTGTGGAACGAGAGTTTCTTCTGTGCCTCTAATGCGGCACAGTGGGCTAGTAAATTTCTTGAGGAATATCAGCAATTTCATGTGCATGGAAATGCGAAAGGTAGAAGGGAAAAGACCAAATGGCAGAACCCTCCTAGTGGGCGTCTGAAAGTGAATGTGGATGGGAGTTACCGGGCTGATTACGGTGATGGTGGAGTGGGAGTTGTGATACGTGATGAAAATGGTATGTGCTTGGCAGCTCTGGCTCGGTATTTCCCACATGCTTCATCTGCTTTACATATGGAGGCTGAAGCATGTAGGGCTGGGCTCTTATTGGCGATCCATCAGGACATGACCGTTATTGATGTTGAGAGCGATTGCTCCCTTGTTGTTACTGCTCTACAGCGTGATGTGGAAGATAGATCTGAAATTGGGCGTATTATCGAtgattgtaagtcatatttgacatCTTTTCACTCAATTCAGGTTAGTCACATCTTCCGTGAAGCAAACGGTGTAGCCAACAG ATGTAAGCACCGAACTATGACCATCTAG